One Heliomicrobium gestii genomic region harbors:
- a CDS encoding ABC transporter substrate binding protein — protein sequence MGKDTKFRASGIAASQVLTALLVVFMTVLITLLPALCPTPFPPSPPRLFPLGDNPLAPDTAYAASETPKRNVLLLNSYHAGYRWSDDIIDGVRSVLLRPGNGNIDLHVEEMDTQRVTDPEYQDKLFEVYRQKFRQRPVDLVLCADDNAFTFMQKHVQALFPGVPVVFCGVNYLDDRCLTDCGLFTGVVEDYDLKATIETALRLRPQTKQIYWINDRSTTGRAIEKKMEETIPFFNDRIRFEALQDKTMPELLQTVQSLPDDSLVLFLIFNQDAAGRFFAYDESVSMIAEKSRVPLFGAWDFSLGHGIVGGMLTGGFSQGEAAAKLALRVLQGEKPSDIPVVREGVNRYMFDDTQLRRFGIDPVRLPAGSVIINQSYTDKKQILLLQSYDSGMDWTANMEAGIRAVFNDTDRYTLYLDYMDAKRNISPEYMHKTVPLFIEKYKNKHFDAVIVADDVAYHFALTYRKQLFADTPVVFCGVNGFEPADLAGQVNMTGVVEKVDFQQTIEMALRLHPRTERIVIVNDWSDTGIANRRQLEAILPDFGERVHFEFIGDVNMAEVQEKVAHLSSDSLVLLVTFNQDKSHSVFSYEESAELIARASSAPVYGCWDFYLGHGIVGGMVTSGYTQGETAAKLALRALNGERLEGVPVIRESPNRYMFDHRQLQRWQIDAARLPAGSVIVNKPESFYEKNQSIVFGASVLFAFLLYIIGTLQINIRRRRKAEETLRVFATIDELTGLFNRRSGMQFLQKHMEEAKRCRKELTVCFVDVNDLKRINDTFGHDEGDRLIKTVADLLQKSLRDSDVICRLGGDEFLLILPDCDLARAQKIWERVEESRRSINRIGLMPYAINFSHGFACYDPLEGLSPDELIKRADMEMYETKRALKAERALLP from the coding sequence ATGGGAAAAGACACCAAGTTTCGCGCCTCTGGCATCGCTGCATCCCAGGTCTTGACGGCACTCCTTGTGGTCTTCATGACAGTGCTGATTACACTGCTCCCTGCGTTATGCCCAACGCCGTTCCCGCCATCGCCCCCCAGGCTGTTTCCCCTTGGGGATAACCCCCTCGCTCCCGACACCGCCTATGCCGCGAGCGAGACCCCCAAACGCAATGTCCTCCTCTTGAACTCCTACCACGCCGGATACCGTTGGTCTGACGATATCATCGACGGCGTCCGCTCTGTCTTGTTGCGGCCTGGAAATGGCAACATTGACCTGCATGTGGAGGAGATGGACACCCAGAGGGTCACCGACCCGGAATATCAGGACAAACTGTTTGAGGTATACCGCCAAAAGTTTCGCCAGAGGCCGGTTGACCTGGTCCTCTGCGCCGATGACAACGCCTTTACGTTCATGCAGAAGCATGTGCAGGCGCTGTTTCCCGGTGTGCCTGTCGTCTTCTGCGGTGTCAATTACCTCGATGACCGCTGTCTGACCGACTGCGGCCTTTTTACTGGCGTCGTGGAGGATTATGACCTAAAGGCGACGATTGAAACGGCCCTGCGGTTGCGCCCGCAAACGAAGCAAATCTACTGGATCAACGACCGGTCCACCACCGGTCGCGCGATCGAAAAGAAGATGGAGGAAACGATCCCCTTCTTCAATGATCGAATCCGCTTTGAGGCCTTGCAGGATAAGACCATGCCGGAACTCTTGCAGACGGTACAGTCTCTTCCCGACGACAGCCTGGTGTTGTTTTTGATTTTCAACCAGGACGCAGCTGGTCGCTTTTTCGCGTATGACGAGAGCGTGTCCATGATAGCGGAAAAAAGCCGTGTTCCGCTTTTTGGCGCCTGGGATTTTTCTCTTGGCCACGGTATCGTCGGCGGCATGTTGACGGGCGGCTTTTCCCAGGGAGAAGCGGCGGCCAAGCTGGCGCTCCGGGTCTTGCAAGGTGAAAAGCCGTCCGATATCCCGGTGGTCCGTGAAGGCGTCAACCGCTACATGTTCGATGATACACAATTGAGGCGATTCGGCATCGACCCGGTTCGCTTGCCGGCGGGCAGTGTCATCATCAACCAGTCCTATACAGATAAAAAGCAGATCCTGCTGCTCCAGTCCTACGACAGCGGCATGGATTGGACAGCCAACATGGAAGCCGGTATCCGCGCCGTTTTTAACGACACCGATCGCTATACCCTGTACCTGGACTATATGGACGCAAAGCGGAACATCAGCCCCGAGTACATGCACAAGACGGTTCCCCTCTTCATCGAGAAGTACAAAAACAAGCATTTTGACGCCGTCATCGTCGCCGACGATGTAGCCTATCATTTTGCGCTCACCTACCGAAAGCAACTTTTTGCCGATACGCCGGTCGTGTTTTGCGGCGTCAATGGCTTTGAACCGGCCGACTTGGCGGGGCAGGTGAACATGACCGGTGTGGTCGAGAAAGTGGATTTTCAACAGACCATCGAAATGGCCTTGCGGTTACATCCACGCACAGAGCGGATCGTCATCGTGAACGACTGGAGCGATACGGGCATTGCCAACCGGCGCCAGTTGGAAGCGATCCTTCCGGACTTTGGCGAGCGGGTTCACTTTGAGTTTATCGGCGATGTGAACATGGCCGAGGTCCAAGAAAAAGTGGCCCATCTCTCTTCAGACAGCCTGGTTCTGTTAGTGACCTTCAATCAGGACAAGTCCCATAGCGTTTTTTCCTATGAGGAAAGCGCCGAATTGATCGCCCGGGCGTCGTCAGCGCCTGTGTACGGTTGCTGGGATTTTTACCTGGGACATGGTATTGTCGGCGGCATGGTGACGAGCGGCTATACCCAGGGCGAAACGGCGGCGAAGTTGGCCTTGCGCGCCTTGAATGGTGAACGACTGGAAGGGGTGCCGGTCATCCGGGAAAGCCCCAACCGGTATATGTTCGATCATCGCCAGCTTCAACGCTGGCAGATCGATGCCGCCCGGCTTCCCGCCGGGAGTGTCATTGTGAATAAGCCGGAATCATTTTATGAGAAAAACCAATCCATCGTCTTTGGCGCCTCTGTCCTCTTTGCCTTTCTTCTCTATATCATCGGCACCTTGCAGATCAACATCCGCCGCCGCCGCAAAGCGGAGGAGACGCTGCGCGTTTTCGCCACCATCGATGAGTTGACGGGACTCTTCAATCGCCGCAGCGGGATGCAGTTTCTGCAAAAGCACATGGAGGAAGCCAAGCGGTGTCGGAAAGAATTGACGGTCTGTTTTGTCGACGTGAACGACTTAAAGCGGATCAATGACACCTTCGGTCACGACGAGGGAGACCGGCTGATTAAGACGGTAGCTGACCTGCTGCAAAAATCCTTGCGGGACAGTGATGTGATTTGCCGGTTGGGCGGTGACGAGTTTTTGCTGATCCTTCCCGACTGCGACTTGGCTCGGGCGCAAAAGATTTGGGAGCGTGTGGAAGAGAGCCGGCGGAGCATCAACCGCATCGGCTTGATGCCTTATGCGATCAATTTCAGCCATGGCTTTGCCTGTTACGACCCCCTTGAGGGGCTTTCTCCCGATGAATTGATCAAGCGGGCCGATATGGAGATGTATGAGACGAAGCGAGCGCTAAAGGCGGAAAGGGCGTTGCTTCCGTGA
- a CDS encoding glutamate synthase subunit beta: MGKPTGFLEYQRQLPADREPLERVKDWGEFHYHMSEEDLRTQGARCMDCGVPFCHSGMMIGGMVSGCPLHNLTPEWNDLVYRGLWKEAWLRLKKTSNFPEFTGRVCPSPCEGACTAGLATSPVTIKNIECHIIDKAFEEGWEVPTEPAKRTGKKVAVIGSGPSGLATADQLNKAGHSVTVFERADRIGGLLMYGIPNMKLDKSVVQRRVDLMAASGITFVTNCEVGKDYPADKLKEEFDAIVLCGGSTKPRDLPVEGRNLKGVHFAMEFLGANTKSLLDSNLSDGNFISAEGKDVIVIGGGDTGTDCVGTSLRHKCNSVYQMEIMPQPPVERAANNPWPQFPRVLKIDYGQEEAAAIAGADPRHYLISTKKIVGDEKGHVKEVHTVQIEWVKDEQGRMSPKEVAGTEKVWPAQLVLLAMGFLGPEDQLLTQLGVERDPRSNVKADFGKFATSVSGVFSAGDMRRGQSLVVWAISEGRQAAREVDKFLMGTTNLR, from the coding sequence ATGGGCAAACCAACCGGCTTTTTAGAATACCAGCGCCAGCTTCCCGCTGACCGGGAACCCCTTGAGCGGGTCAAGGACTGGGGCGAGTTTCACTATCATATGAGCGAAGAAGACCTGCGCACCCAGGGCGCCCGCTGCATGGATTGCGGCGTCCCCTTCTGCCACAGCGGCATGATGATCGGCGGCATGGTCTCTGGCTGCCCCTTGCACAACCTCACCCCCGAATGGAACGACCTCGTCTACCGGGGCCTCTGGAAGGAAGCTTGGCTGCGCCTGAAAAAGACGAGCAACTTCCCCGAGTTCACCGGCCGCGTCTGCCCCTCCCCCTGTGAGGGCGCCTGCACCGCCGGCCTCGCCACCTCCCCGGTGACGATCAAAAACATTGAGTGCCACATCATCGACAAGGCCTTCGAGGAAGGTTGGGAAGTCCCCACGGAACCGGCCAAGCGGACCGGCAAAAAAGTGGCGGTCATCGGCTCGGGCCCCTCGGGTCTGGCGACTGCTGACCAGTTGAACAAAGCCGGCCACAGCGTCACCGTCTTCGAACGGGCTGACCGCATCGGCGGCTTGCTCATGTACGGCATCCCGAACATGAAGCTTGACAAGTCTGTCGTCCAGCGCCGCGTGGACCTGATGGCCGCTTCGGGCATCACCTTCGTCACCAACTGCGAAGTCGGCAAGGACTATCCCGCCGACAAGCTGAAGGAAGAGTTTGACGCCATCGTCCTCTGCGGCGGTTCCACCAAGCCCCGCGACCTTCCCGTCGAAGGCCGCAACCTCAAAGGCGTTCACTTCGCCATGGAGTTCCTGGGCGCCAACACGAAGAGTCTCCTCGACTCCAACCTGAGCGACGGCAACTTCATCAGCGCCGAAGGCAAGGATGTCATCGTCATCGGCGGCGGCGACACGGGCACCGACTGTGTCGGCACCTCCCTCCGTCACAAGTGCAACTCCGTCTACCAGATGGAGATCATGCCCCAGCCCCCCGTCGAGCGGGCTGCCAACAACCCCTGGCCCCAATTCCCCCGGGTGCTGAAGATCGACTACGGCCAGGAAGAGGCGGCCGCCATCGCCGGCGCCGATCCCCGCCACTACCTCATCTCGACGAAAAAAATCGTCGGCGATGAAAAGGGCCACGTCAAAGAAGTCCACACCGTCCAGATCGAATGGGTCAAAGACGAGCAGGGCCGCATGAGCCCGAAAGAGGTCGCCGGCACCGAAAAAGTCTGGCCGGCCCAACTGGTCCTCCTGGCCATGGGCTTCCTCGGCCCCGAAGACCAACTGCTCACCCAACTGGGCGTCGAGCGCGACCCCCGTTCCAACGTCAAAGCCGACTTCGGCAAGTTCGCCACCAGCGTTTCCGGCGTCTTCTCCGCCGGCGACATGCGCCGCGGCCAGTCCCTCGTCGTCTGGGCCATCAGCGAAGGCCGCCAGGCAGCGCGGGAAGTGGATAAGTTTTTAATGGGGACGACGAATTTGCGGTAG
- a CDS encoding methyl-accepting chemotaxis protein codes for MVRNFKSLQTKFVSISVLVVMFTLVGVGGIVSYKTTEQAREDYFTHSTEQMKLVAQSIKMFYSQIDKDINMMAKDPVVMKADNSITTYKNNLQNNPITPSKNGGIEQQIFEVFKHYADAHHGTLYVYLGTKNSGYIQWPESSGFVNYDPLKREWYKAGLQGNGAIVRTAPYIDIVTNSLIVSNVRSFTDEKGEIIGVVAIDVDQSVISEMLYQMKTGETGFSMLIHNTGFIMADGNNPDNNSKKLVDVGIEGLDKLLIKQAQSFSLLIDGKKYIVNPYTVEGTDWILASFIQEDELTAGARKIISFITIISLIALVFTSVIFFISTRRIVTPIIKAAHYLEVIAKGDFSQEIDEKYLSRKDEVGVIINGISHMKSSLKQLVHRIRNESFNIQNEVESVLNNANVLSSNLEDISATTEELAAGMEETAASSEEMTSTSQEIERAVRSISEKSQEGAYTARENREKAEETKRDVKAAQMKAAEIFFNTKEQLKNAIEESKVVGQIDVLSESIMHITQQTNLLALNAAIEAARAGEAGKGFSVVANEIRKLAEQSKNAVLKIQDITSKVTGSVNYLSNSANDLLTFVSTEVVNDYSRMLNITEQYSDDSKKMDDLVNEFNTTSEELLASIQGVLISIDGVARAADEGAHGTTDIAQRVSVAGNKSVEVMKQANKTTEITRKLLEEVAKFKL; via the coding sequence ATGGTTCGGAATTTTAAAAGTCTTCAAACAAAATTCGTCTCCATATCTGTGCTTGTGGTTATGTTCACATTAGTGGGTGTCGGCGGAATCGTGAGTTATAAAACGACTGAGCAAGCAAGAGAAGATTACTTTACTCATTCAACTGAACAGATGAAGCTTGTCGCCCAATCCATAAAAATGTTTTACAGTCAAATCGATAAAGACATTAATATGATGGCGAAAGATCCAGTAGTAATGAAAGCCGATAATAGCATTACTACATATAAAAATAATCTGCAAAATAATCCGATAACTCCTTCGAAAAATGGAGGAATCGAGCAGCAGATTTTTGAGGTATTTAAACACTATGCAGATGCTCACCATGGAACTTTGTACGTTTATTTGGGTACTAAAAATAGTGGCTATATTCAGTGGCCAGAATCTTCCGGCTTTGTTAATTATGATCCTCTAAAAAGAGAATGGTATAAGGCAGGCTTACAAGGAAACGGAGCGATCGTCCGTACGGCGCCTTACATAGATATAGTCACTAATTCACTAATCGTCAGCAATGTACGCTCTTTTACTGATGAAAAGGGAGAAATCATCGGTGTCGTTGCCATTGATGTTGATCAATCAGTCATCAGTGAGATGCTTTATCAAATGAAGACAGGAGAGACTGGCTTCTCCATGCTGATTCACAATACAGGATTTATCATGGCTGACGGGAATAATCCAGACAACAACTCAAAAAAGTTGGTAGATGTTGGTATTGAAGGGTTAGATAAGTTATTAATAAAACAAGCACAATCTTTTTCGCTTCTGATAGACGGGAAAAAGTACATCGTTAATCCCTATACGGTTGAAGGGACAGATTGGATTCTGGCTTCTTTTATCCAAGAAGATGAACTCACAGCAGGTGCCAGAAAAATCATCTCTTTTATTACTATTATCTCTCTTATTGCGCTAGTGTTTACGAGTGTAATCTTTTTTATTAGTACAAGACGGATTGTTACACCCATCATCAAAGCGGCACATTATTTAGAAGTCATCGCAAAAGGTGATTTTTCTCAAGAAATTGATGAAAAGTACCTGTCTAGAAAAGATGAGGTAGGCGTAATAATCAATGGCATTAGTCACATGAAAAGTTCATTAAAACAATTAGTTCATCGTATAAGAAATGAGTCTTTCAACATTCAAAATGAAGTAGAATCGGTTTTGAATAACGCAAATGTCTTAAGCAGCAACTTAGAGGACATCTCTGCAACGACTGAAGAATTAGCCGCAGGGATGGAGGAAACGGCTGCTTCTTCTGAAGAGATGACATCCACCTCGCAAGAAATTGAAAGAGCTGTTCGGTCTATCTCAGAGAAGTCACAGGAGGGCGCTTATACCGCTAGGGAGAACCGTGAAAAAGCAGAAGAGACAAAAAGAGATGTAAAAGCGGCTCAGATGAAAGCGGCTGAAATATTCTTTAACACGAAAGAGCAATTGAAAAACGCTATTGAAGAATCGAAGGTTGTGGGACAGATTGATGTCTTATCCGAATCGATTATGCATATCACTCAGCAAACTAATTTACTCGCATTAAATGCGGCCATCGAAGCTGCAAGAGCTGGAGAGGCAGGAAAGGGATTTTCTGTTGTTGCCAATGAAATCAGAAAGCTTGCGGAGCAATCAAAAAATGCGGTACTTAAAATTCAAGATATCACTTCTAAAGTTACCGGTTCTGTAAATTATCTTTCAAATAGCGCCAACGACTTATTAACTTTTGTGTCTACGGAGGTCGTGAATGACTATAGTCGAATGCTCAATATAACAGAACAATATAGTGATGATTCAAAAAAAATGGATGACCTTGTCAATGAATTCAACACTACATCAGAAGAACTGCTTGCCTCCATTCAGGGAGTTTTAATATCAATTGATGGAGTAGCTAGAGCAGCTGATGAAGGCGCCCATGGAACGACTGATATTGCACAGCGCGTCAGTGTTGCAGGCAATAAATCAGTTGAAGTCATGAAACAAGCGAATAAAACAACAGAAATCACACGTAAATTGCTAGAGGAAGTGGCGAAGTTTAAATTGTAA